A genomic stretch from Arachis stenosperma cultivar V10309 chromosome 3, arast.V10309.gnm1.PFL2, whole genome shotgun sequence includes:
- the LOC130970842 gene encoding uncharacterized protein LOC130970842 isoform X1 produces MRDCKNSGGAKEEHDEEKVTVALHIGLPNNNNSSSNERKKVFHDDAAERFWIPTAAQTFTRYNNMQSVFAGITSHSFIHTSRMEVTEASSFRRSGQPNESSPLIFGYSS; encoded by the exons ATGAGGGACTGCAAGAACA GTGGCGGTGCAAAGGAAGAACACGATGAAGAGAAAGTGACAGTGGCTTTGCATATTGGGCTCcctaacaacaacaacagcagcaGCAATGAGAGGAAGAAGGTTTTCCATGATGATGCAGCAGAGAGATTCTGGATACCAACGGCAGCACAGACCTTCACTAGGTATAACAACATGCAG AGTGTTTTTGCAGGTATCACCTCCCATTCCTTCATACACACAAGTCGGATGGAAGTTACAGAGGCTTCCTCCTTCAGACGATCGGGCCAGCCCAACGAGTCCAGCCCACTAATCTTCGGTTACTCATCGTAA
- the LOC130970842 gene encoding uncharacterized protein LOC130970842 isoform X2, whose product MRDCKNSGGAKEEHDEEKVTVALHIGLPNNNNSSSNERKKVFHDDAAERFWIPTAAQTFTRYNNMQVSPPIPSYTQVGWKLQRLPPSDDRASPTSPAH is encoded by the exons ATGAGGGACTGCAAGAACA GTGGCGGTGCAAAGGAAGAACACGATGAAGAGAAAGTGACAGTGGCTTTGCATATTGGGCTCcctaacaacaacaacagcagcaGCAATGAGAGGAAGAAGGTTTTCCATGATGATGCAGCAGAGAGATTCTGGATACCAACGGCAGCACAGACCTTCACTAGGTATAACAACATGCAG GTATCACCTCCCATTCCTTCATACACACAAGTCGGATGGAAGTTACAGAGGCTTCCTCCTTCAGACGATCGGGCCAGCCCAACGAGTCCAGCCCACTAA
- the LOC130969278 gene encoding uncharacterized protein LOC130969278, whose translation MVSRAAILLLMGLLGMVYQATQLPPPNRNSNDSNSITENEASPTPRIRLSDGRYLAYREKGVPRDKAQHKIIIVHGFGSSKEMNFLAPQELIDELGIYFVQYDRAGYGESDPNPKRSLKSETLDIEELADQLEIGHKFYVIGVSMGSHATWSCLYYIPHRLAGVAMIAPVINYNWASLPESVVRQDYRKRLIQWALWLAKYSPRLLHWLVTQKWLPSNSVIEKNPAFFNTRDIDILKIIPGFPMLTKEKLREQVVFDTLRGDWMVAFGNWEFDPLKLSNPFSHNTSKVHIWQGYEDKVVPSQIQRFVSRNMPWINYHEVSDGGHLIIHYSGLCEAVLRALLLGEENVSYRPRPDRDILVS comes from the exons ATGGTTTCAAGGGCCGCAATACTGTTACTGATGGGACTTCTGGGAATGGTTTATCAGGCCACACAGCTTCCGCCGCCAAACCGCAACAGCAACGATTCAAACTCGATTACAGAAAACGAGGCTTCACCAACACCAAGGATCAGGCTCAGTGATGGAAGGTACTTGGCCTACAGAGAAAAGGGTGTCCCCAGGGACAAAGCACAACATAAGATTATCATTGTTCATGGCTTTGGAAGCTCCAAAGAGATGAACTTTCTCGCACCCCAG GAACTAATAGATGAATTGGGTATATATTTTGTGCAATATGATAGAGCTGGATATGGAGAAAGTGATCCGAACCCCAAACGCTCATTGAAAAGTGAAACACTTGACATTGAAGAACTTGCCGATCAGTTAGAGATAGGACACAAATTTTATGTCATTGGAGTCTCAATGGGATCACATGCTACCTGGAGTTGTCTCTACTACATCCCCCACAG GTTAGCAGGTGTGGCTATGATAGCACCAGTGATCAATTACAATTGGGCTTCACTGCCTGAGAGTGTGGTGAGACAGGACTACAGGAAGAGACTGATCCAATGGGCACTTTGGCTTGCAAAATATTCTCCAAGACTATTGCACTGGTTGGTCACTCAAAAGTGGCTCCCTTCAAATTCTGTCATTGAGAAAAACCCGGCTTTCTTCAACACTAGAGACATTGACATCTTGAAGATTATTCCCGGCTTCCCTATGCTTACCAAG GAAAAGTTAAGGGAACAGGTTGTTTTTGACACACTCCGGGGTGATTGGATGGTGGCATTTGGCAACTGGGAGTTTGATCCATTGAAGCTGAGCAATCCATTCTCTCACAACACAAGTAAAGTTCACATTTGGCAGGGATATGAAGACAAGGTTGTGCCCTCTCAAATCCAGAGATTTGTTTCAAGGAATATGCCATGGATAAATTACCATGAAGTTTCAGATGGTGGACATTTGATTATCCATTATAGTGGTTTGTGTGAGGCCGTTTTGAGAGCACTTTTACTTGGTGAAGAAAATGTTTCATATAGACCTAGACCAGATAGA